From the genome of Pseudomonadota bacterium:
GTTCTGATCAGAAAATTCCAGCCGCCGGTATCTTCGACGGGTTGCGCCTCTTCAAATGCGGTGGCGATATCCTCAGGATTCAACCCAGCAGGCATCAGCCTCCTGGCCGGTGGAAAATCCTCTGATTTGGAAGCAAGAAACCCTGCAATCATCCATGACCAGTAATCTCCCATATGGTCGTTGTCAAGAGCGAGATAAATACCGCTGGCGGCAGATGCCAGCAATTGCACAGAAAATTCCCGGGCCTGCTCTGTGGGAGCGAAATCAAAACTCAGACCTCCTTCTTCCGGTTCTTCGTCGCCCGACGCTACAAAAGATACCTTCATGGGCGTTGACAGCAGAAGGATTGTTTCTATGTCAAGAGCTGCGTTTGCTCTTAATGTTTGCGCCTTAACCTCAGAATCGACAATCACAACCGTTTTTGCCATAAAAGATCTCTCCGTGATTCTTTATGGTTTCGCTTCTCCTCAAAACCGTTTGTCCCAATGGTCCGACCGGTACTATACAGTAAAAGGATACTGTTTAATATATAAAGAAAACATGCTAGAATTTTATTTTTATTTAAGAAAATTAAACAAATTGTTCGATAATAACCTTAGGTCGCACCAGTTTAAAAGTATGTCCATTATCTGCTTGAATACAGCAAGTCCAAAACTGTTGGCAATTAAGATGGCCACGGAGCAGTAAGATGCCGATCCAGATCTCCTCCAAAGGAATTACCGAAGCCATACAGGGCCTTACTCTCCGGCCAGGAACCCTTAAGGCGAAATTCATTGAGGCGGTATACGCCTACTACCTGAATGAAGATTCATACCCCACCGACCCCATCCCCACCGAAATCCTTATCGCCCGCATCTGGGAAATCGATTCTGCAGAAGAAATCCGTGCCAAACGAAAAAATTTCAGCAGCACCAAGTCCTCGCTCAATAAATCTCTTAAAGAACTGGACAAAGATGGGAAAAACCCTGAAGGAATAACCATCGGCAAAGATAATCTCTTTACCATCTCCGATGAAAAAAAAGATTCATTAATCAAACAAATCGACGTCAGCTCAGAAGCGACCAGATCACTTCTGGAGATGGTTTCATCCTTTAAGAAACTGTTCGCTGAAATAACTGAAAAACAAGACAACAGTGCTGTAAAAAAACTGATCAAAGAACTTGAGAACACACAATCAGTTGTACAGAATCTTGTCGACATCCTCCCGGATGACCTTGGACAGACACCTTCCTACCCGGACGGAGAAGAAAAAGAGACTATACATTTGAGGCCCACACCCGGTGCATCAGTTGATGGAACGGCACAAGGCAATATTGAAGATTCTGAAGCCGGAAAAACCGGCGGTATCGATGATATAAAATCGGGTCCCGAAAACCCTGAAAAATTTCTGTCTTCCGATGCTTCACAACATGACGCTGCCGCTAAGGTCGGCGACGACGACGGAATTGAAACAATTGGCGCGGAAAGTGAAATTGGAAAGCCCGAAGCCGGAGTGGAAACCCCAGCAGGTGCTGATGAGCTCGAAGAGACTGAGTTCGAGGAAGAGGAAATCCTTGAAGTTGACGATGAAACACTTGCGAGAATTCAGGATATCGTGGCGGATACTGACGGGATCGGCCCGGATAATGTTGGAGGATTCGGTGCAGCTGGCGGGGATGAAGGTTCCGGGGCAGCAGGTGGATCAGCTCCCGGTGATACCGGCCACGGATTCGGGGCAGAAACTGAACCTGGTTCGGGTATTCCCGATGCGGAAGAGACCCAGCGTGCGCTCGACTGGTTGGCGGATGAAGACGTTGAGATCATTGAGGCGGACGATGAAATTCTTGATGAAACCCTGGACACGCCAGTAGAGGCAATTGCCGAAGAATCCGTCTCCCTGGCCGATGAGGGGACTGCCGGGGAGACGACATCCACTCCGTCCGTAACCGAAGGCCCTGATGGAAGCAGCCTGACCGATGATATCCAGGAGGACTATGAGGAGGAGATCATCGAGGTTGACGACGAAACCCTCGAGAAAATCCAGGACATCGTGGCCGAAGCCGATGGAATCGGCCCGGATGATGCTGAACGCCTCAGCGCGGATGACGGAGGGGAAGGGCCCGGCGCAGCAGGTGAATCATCTGAAGAATCTGCAGGTCCTGGGTTCTGGGCAGGAACTGAACATGATTCAGGTGTTACCGATACAGGAGAGACCCAGGGTCTGCCCGATTGGATGGCGGAAGAAGACATGGAAATCATCGAAGCAGAGGATGAAATCCAGGATGAAGCCCTGAAAGAACTGACTGAAGAATTCGAAGAAATTGAGGAAGTCGAAGTTGCAGAAACTGGATCTGCCGAACTCGAGGCAACCGAAGCAAACGGGTTCGAGGAAATTCTAGAGTCAGAAGAAATCGAAGATGTCTCGACTGATGCCATGGAGGAGAGCCTGGCTGAAGATATTGAAACCGAAGACCTTGAGGAGGTCGATGAAGAAGAAATTCTGGAAGTCGATCAGGAAACCCTTGAGGAAATCAAACGAATCAAAGCAGCTCTCGGTTCTGCCACCGGGGTTGCCGCAGACGGTGAATCGGCAGATAAACCACGGCTTCTTGAAGTTTTATCGGAATACATGAATCCCCAGGAAGCCCTGGCAGACACACCAAAAACCCTCAATGAATCCCATGAAGAATATATTGCGCAAATCATGGAACGATTCACCCCGAAATTCATCACAATCCCTGAAGGGCGATATAGCATCGGCAGTAAGCACCCAAAAGCAAATGAGCAGCCCAAGAAGACCGTTCTGCTCAAAAGTTTTCATCTCGGCCAGTTTCCCATCACCAATGATCTTTTTGAACTATTCGTGCGTGATACCGGCTATGAGACCGACGCCGAACAGGCGGGCTATGGGGTTGTTGTCGAAGGAAAATGCCGCGACACCATTGACCCGGAATCAGGCAGGCAGCTGTTTACCATGACCAGGAGCGCCATGGCGCAAAGTATGAACGGCGCCAACTGGCGGCACCCGGACGGCCCGGGCAGTTCAATTGAGAATCGGCATAATCATCCCGTAGTCCAGGTGAGCCGCAGGGATGCCATGTCGTTTGCAGCATGGGCAGGGAAACGCCTGCCTACAGAAGAAGAGTGGGAGACAGGTGCACGTGGCAATGACGATCGCCTTTTCCCCTGGGGCAATATGTGGGGCGCTGATAATGGAAATTTTGAAGGGGCCTGCCACAGCGGCACGACTGCCGTGGATCACTACGGAAAAAAATCAGCAAGCCCTTTCGGGATTTATGATCTGCTGGGCAATGTGTTTGAGTGGACTTCCGGGGAATATCGGCAAGACCCGGCAAGCCATATCAAACCGACGGCTGCCGTTTATATCCTCAAGGGCGGCTCCTGGGCCACGGCCGGGCCGGTTACCATCGCCGCCCGTCTCCTGGAAAGAGGTGCTTACTGGTCCAACACCATTGGCTTCAGGTGCGCGGTAAGTGACCGGGAACGATCGTAATGTTTTGGTATTGCATGTCGACTTCCCACAATCAACAGAGTGAGTCTCCCCCAGCATAACTGGAGGCCTCAGGTAGCCTATTAAAAGGGGGACTAACTACTACAGATTTGAATATCGAATATCGAACCGCAGAATAGCGAATGATGAAGGATAATACCTACTGATAACTCTTGACCTTCATCGTTTTGAGGAGTGAACTGTCCCCATGAAAGGTCTTCTTCTTTGAACTTCATATTGTTCACTTCGAAATTCGACATTCCTGATGACCTCAGCAGTTTCAATAAAAACTGATTTTTCTCCGGATCGGTTGAACCTTTCCGGGTCCATCACCAGAGGTGGCGGGTTTCATGACAACTAAAGCACCGCATCAATCTGGTCTTCAGAAACATCATCAGAGATTATCACTTTGCCGATCTCCGTGGGCAGCACAAAAAAAGGCCTGCCGGAGACCGCTTTTTTATCGGTTTTCAGATACCCCTTGATACGCTTTCGATCAAGCAGCGCAGGAATTGTTACCGCCAGGCCGAAGTCGGCAATGAGCTTTCTTACCTGCCCTGCATCGTCTTTGGAAAGCAGGCCCTTTTCCACGGCAATTTCACAGACCGCAACCATGCCGATGGCTACCCCAAGACCATGATCAATGGAATAATCCGAGGCGCCTTCCACCGCATGTCCCAGCGTGTGACCGAAATTAAGTATGCGCCGCAGGTCGGATTCCCTTTCATCCGCCTCGACAACCTGGGCCTTGATGGTACAGCATTTCAAAATGACCTCTTCAAGAATCTGCAGATCAAGGCGCAGAATCCCTTCGCGGTTTACGGCAAGAAACTCAAAAAATTCCTTATCCCGGATAACGCTGTACTTGATAACCTCGGCAAGACCGTTTAACAGCTCGGACCGCGGAAGCGTCTTCAGCACGCTGCTGTCGATGTAGACGGCGCGAGGCTGATAAAAACAGCCCACAAGATTTTTGCCTTCCGGGATATCCACCCCGGTTTTGCCGCCAACGGAACTGTCCACCTGGGCAAGTAGAGTTGTGGGCACCTGGACAAAGGGGATGCCGCGCATATAAATCGCCGCCAGAAATCCGGTAATGTCCCCGGTAACTCCGCCGCCAAGGGCAATGAGCGCGTCTTTCCGATCAACGCCAAGCTGGGCCAGCCGGCTGGAAAGTGCCGCGATTGTTTGCAGGTTCTTACTGCCCTCGCCACGGGGGAAGGTCACCAAATCAACCGGCAGGCCATTATCCCGCAAGGACCCAAGTAATTTGTCGGCATACAATTCCGCCACATACTGGTCCGCAATCACAATATATCGCTTGCCAAAGTTCCGATCCCGTAAATCCTCGGCGATATTCTCCAGCAATCCTTCTTGTATAATTATCGGGTAAACCCGCTCTCCGAGGCCGACCTGTATCTGCTTCATATGGATTATCCTCAAAATGTTCTGACAACTGTTTTTACAACCGAATTTCTCCGGTCAGCTGAGCATAAAGCCCAGACCCAATATATATGCCGGACTCCTGAAAGTTCGCGGAGGGAAAAGGTCCACCACACAGAATCAACAGGTTAACCACGCAATAACTCGATGAAATCACTCTTTTTTACGATTTCATCAATATAGGATGATTATTGATAATTGCAAGGAAATGAAACGGAAGGATTGGATCTGGGCAGGCGTATTTCTTTCAAGCAGACCTTTTACTCAGGTATCAGCCCCCATATCAATTCATAAAAAAAAAGGAGATGCCGCACAGGCATCTCCTTTATAAACAGAGCTTAGACAATAAGCAAAAATTACTTCATTACATCACCGGAAGCTGCGCCCTGCATCTTGACTGCAACTTTCTCGGTGAGACCGGCATAGTACTTGCGGAGAATAACCAGAACTTCCTCTCGACCGAAGTGATCAACAACCACGGTACCTTCGGAAAGGGCCTTACGCAGTTTGGTTCCGGAAAGAATAACGCGATCTTCTTTACCGTGGCAACAGGTTCTAAGGGAAGCCATACCGTCACACTTGTGGCAGTAGAAGGTCCAGTCGATCTTCAGCGGCATGCACTGCAGTGCCTTGCCTGGGTCGGCAGGAGTCGGGATCGTGTCGAAGATGGTCTGCGCTTCAAACAAGCCGTAGAAGTCGCCAACACCGGCATGGTCACGACCGATGATCATTTTGGTGATACCGTAGTTCTGACGGAAGGTGGCATGAAGCAGTGCTTCACGGGGACCGGCGTAACGCATATCCAGCGGATAACCGCCCTGAATGACGTTGTCTTTTACAAAGTAGTTCTCAACCAGACAATCGATGGCTTTTACGCGAACGTCTGCAGGAATATCACCCTTCTTCAGATTGCCGATCAGTGAGTGAATCAGAACGCCGTCACATACCTCAATGGCGATCTTGGCAAGGAACTCATGGGACCGGTGCATGGGGTTACGGAGCTGAAGAGCAGCAACGTCAGACCAGCCGCGTTCTTCGAACATGGCGCGGGTCTCTGCCGGAGTAAGGTAAACACCCTTGTACTCGACGGGATACTCGCCCTCGGAAAGAACCTTGACCTTACCGGCCAGATTGACTTCTTTCTGGGCCATAACCATCTGCACGCCCGGATGATCTTCCATGGCGATTTTCCAGAATTTATCATCGGCAGACTCTTCGCCCTGGCCTTTGAATACTTTTTCACATTCCCATTTTTTGTCAGCTTCGGTCATTACCGCTTTCTCGCTGACCTTCATGGTGGCGTAAATGACACCGGCGTTTTCCAGAGCAATCTCGTCACCAACCTTGATTCCATCAGCATCAGCGGTGGAAACATCCAGGGTGATGGGCAGGGGCCAGAAGGTGCCGTCAGCCAGGGTGAAATTCTCACAAACGCTTTTCCAATCAGCTTTCTTCATGAAACCATCAAGGGGGCTGAACCCGCCGATTCCCATCATGATTACGTCGCCTTTGGCGCGGGCGCTGATCTTAATTTTCTTAAGACCCTTAGCTTTTTCCTGCTCTGCTGTCAACGCGCTGCCATGAAGCTTGCAACATACCAAACCTTTTCCACCATGTGGAGCTACTAATTTTGACATTTTTCGTCTCCTTCTATTAGTATATTATTGGACAATAACTGAACCCTCATTCATTTTCCCGCAGCCGAAAACTCTACGAATAGATATGGGAATTGTCAAGAAAAAAGTTTTATGGGCTTATATCTCAACCGGAAACACCGGCTGTAAACCGTTACCCCCTGTTCCCTGTCACCTTTAGTATCTTGTCTTGGAATCATCTGCCGAAACAAGTTACTTCCAAAACAATTAAAAGGATACCACAGAGACACATTAATTGGCGTCTGCCCATAAAGGAGTTTTTTTTGAAGATCAAGGACCGCAAAAAAAATAAGCACAGGCTTCTGTCTGATATCAGAGTCTCACTCCGTTCGCCTACCTCCGGGCAAGCTGAGCGAACATCGGGAGGCGGCGGCTTTTGAGCATGACGCCGAAATTCGCGAAAAAGACCATTATTGTAGAGGCAATAGTTATATCGCGACTATTACGCTTTATCTGCAATGATTAGCTACTAAATAAAAAAAGCCCGCTTGACGCGGACTTCTTTTCAATGAACGGCCCCGCCGCAGAGCCGCAGGGTATCAAATTCTAATCGGTAAATAATTTATACGCGGCACGCCTCGAGGAATTAGACCCGATAGAGATTAAAACCATGCGAAGACGTATTACCACCACTTACGCGATATCCTTCTCTGCGTACAGATAGAATACAGACACCTGCAGGTGCCTGATTCAGAACCAGGTTTCCGGGTGCCTCAGACCTCTGTTTCCAACAAAAGCCCAAGCAGATCATCCAGTTTTGCCCTTAAATTCAGCAACTCTTCTGAAGGGAACTGGCGGATCAATTCTCCACTTTTCCGGTCCGTGACCTGAACCACTACACTTTCAGGTTCCTTGAGGAGAACCAGATTCAATCGCGTTCCCATGGATTCAAGACGCTGCTGAACTTCATCAATGATCTCCGACGCCTGTTCTTCCGACAGACTTTTCTTGCGCGGCTCATCTTTTTTTCCACGAAGTGCCTTTTCGTCCAGTTCAGCCTTGCTTGAATCGCTGCTTTCCCTAATCGGCAGGATTTGCGGCTTAGATCTGTTTTCCATCTCCACGGCAGGAGCCGTCGGCATGCCAAAAATTTTGGCCTCGGTATTCATGTTAATATCAACCATTGGCTACCTCCTTTCATCCTTGTTCTTCTTTTGCGTAAAGCATGATAAATTCTTCCTTGAATTCATTTAAATATAGCAAAACTCCCTGCAATTCCCACTCGTATTTATAATTAAAAACAAGACGCATAAAGTTCTTATGTCCGGTTACTGAAAAATCTCGGCCGGGGTGATTGCCCGGAAGCTGGATTGTATCCCATTATCACCTTCTTTCCTCTGCGAAGAGAACGTATCTTCCCTCCGATAAATTCCTGCTTCTCTGAAACCTGTTGATGCAGAACCTTTTCCTCATCAATAAGCGTACCAAGCCACTGCCGAACCATTTCAGCAAAGGCTGGATCCTTATATCCCTGCTCCACCTCCAATCTCTCAAGACATTGCTGCAGCAGACGGAAGGCCTTGTCCCGCTCATCACACCAATGGGAAACATATTTAAGCTCCCCGGCCGCTAATGCCCTGCCATGCTTTTCGGTCATCGCCGCAAAAGCCTCAAAAGCCTCAAGCACCTGCGACTTCAGTGTTTCGCCATCCTTCTGCGTAGAGATCACGGAAATCATATTGCTACGGACAGGCCGGTTTTTTTCCCGTCCTTTCCCTGGCTCACTGGTTTGTTTTTCCGGTCTGAGATATTCCCAGCAGTGACGCTTTGATCATACGCCACATTCTTTTCTGCTGCAGACTTCTTTTCCTGCATAGCCGTCTGCTCCCAGATCTCTTTCAATCTTTCAACATATCTGGTGGCCTGGTGCAGGATACCGATGTCATTCCCCAGAGACACCTTCGGAAGCTCTGTAAGGATTGCTCCATACAGGCCCCGGAGAAACTCCGCCGCGTCAGAATCATCCTCAGAATTAATCGATGCAAGCAACTCAGTAACTATAGCTATGGCCTTGCCAAGATTTTCCCCCCTTTTCTGGGGATTCTTCGACTCAATCCCTTCTTCCACCAACCTGAAATGAACCAGAAGACGCTCATACATCAGATGGATAAGTTTGACCGGATCAATACCTGTATTAACTGCCGCTGTCTGCCGATACACCTGTTGAGCGTGTGCTGCAACCATTCGCATACCTCCTTATATTTACTCTTGACTCTATTTTACCTGAAGTTATTGCTCAATAATCATTAAAATTATTTTACAGGGTCAACCCAGGCTCCGGTTTTTTAAAATTCAGATGCTACACATCTTCCTTTCAATCACTTCTTGCTGCCGCCCCATTGGGAACTCAGACTTTCAAACTGGCTGGTGAGAAAATTTGAGATGGAGGTCATCTGGTTCATATATCGGTCCAACGCGGAAAACTGTTGAGCCATCAGTTCATATCTTTTATCAAGTCTGGCGATATTAGATTCAATGGTTTCTTCAAGATTGCTTATCTTTTCCTGGGCAGCGTTTTTCTCCGCCTCGATCAGCCCGGTACCGATAGTGCTGCCCCGGAGATAGTC
Proteins encoded in this window:
- a CDS encoding formylglycine-generating enzyme family protein: MPIQISSKGITEAIQGLTLRPGTLKAKFIEAVYAYYLNEDSYPTDPIPTEILIARIWEIDSAEEIRAKRKNFSSTKSSLNKSLKELDKDGKNPEGITIGKDNLFTISDEKKDSLIKQIDVSSEATRSLLEMVSSFKKLFAEITEKQDNSAVKKLIKELENTQSVVQNLVDILPDDLGQTPSYPDGEEKETIHLRPTPGASVDGTAQGNIEDSEAGKTGGIDDIKSGPENPEKFLSSDASQHDAAAKVGDDDGIETIGAESEIGKPEAGVETPAGADELEETEFEEEEILEVDDETLARIQDIVADTDGIGPDNVGGFGAAGGDEGSGAAGGSAPGDTGHGFGAETEPGSGIPDAEETQRALDWLADEDVEIIEADDEILDETLDTPVEAIAEESVSLADEGTAGETTSTPSVTEGPDGSSLTDDIQEDYEEEIIEVDDETLEKIQDIVAEADGIGPDDAERLSADDGGEGPGAAGESSEESAGPGFWAGTEHDSGVTDTGETQGLPDWMAEEDMEIIEAEDEIQDEALKELTEEFEEIEEVEVAETGSAELEATEANGFEEILESEEIEDVSTDAMEESLAEDIETEDLEEVDEEEILEVDQETLEEIKRIKAALGSATGVAADGESADKPRLLEVLSEYMNPQEALADTPKTLNESHEEYIAQIMERFTPKFITIPEGRYSIGSKHPKANEQPKKTVLLKSFHLGQFPITNDLFELFVRDTGYETDAEQAGYGVVVEGKCRDTIDPESGRQLFTMTRSAMAQSMNGANWRHPDGPGSSIENRHNHPVVQVSRRDAMSFAAWAGKRLPTEEEWETGARGNDDRLFPWGNMWGADNGNFEGACHSGTTAVDHYGKKSASPFGIYDLLGNVFEWTSGEYRQDPASHIKPTAAVYILKGGSWATAGPVTIAARLLERGAYWSNTIGFRCAVSDRERS
- the aroB gene encoding 3-dehydroquinate synthase, whose translation is MKQIQVGLGERVYPIIIQEGLLENIAEDLRDRNFGKRYIVIADQYVAELYADKLLGSLRDNGLPVDLVTFPRGEGSKNLQTIAALSSRLAQLGVDRKDALIALGGGVTGDITGFLAAIYMRGIPFVQVPTTLLAQVDSSVGGKTGVDIPEGKNLVGCFYQPRAVYIDSSVLKTLPRSELLNGLAEVIKYSVIRDKEFFEFLAVNREGILRLDLQILEEVILKCCTIKAQVVEADERESDLRRILNFGHTLGHAVEGASDYSIDHGLGVAIGMVAVCEIAVEKGLLSKDDAGQVRKLIADFGLAVTIPALLDRKRIKGYLKTDKKAVSGRPFFVLPTEIGKVIISDDVSEDQIDAVL
- the sat gene encoding sulfate adenylyltransferase — its product is MSKLVAPHGGKGLVCCKLHGSALTAEQEKAKGLKKIKISARAKGDVIMMGIGGFSPLDGFMKKADWKSVCENFTLADGTFWPLPITLDVSTADADGIKVGDEIALENAGVIYATMKVSEKAVMTEADKKWECEKVFKGQGEESADDKFWKIAMEDHPGVQMVMAQKEVNLAGKVKVLSEGEYPVEYKGVYLTPAETRAMFEERGWSDVAALQLRNPMHRSHEFLAKIAIEVCDGVLIHSLIGNLKKGDIPADVRVKAIDCLVENYFVKDNVIQGGYPLDMRYAGPREALLHATFRQNYGITKMIIGRDHAGVGDFYGLFEAQTIFDTIPTPADPGKALQCMPLKIDWTFYCHKCDGMASLRTCCHGKEDRVILSGTKLRKALSEGTVVVDHFGREEVLVILRKYYAGLTEKVAVKMQGAASGDVMK
- a CDS encoding flagellar protein FlaG, with protein sequence MVDINMNTEAKIFGMPTAPAVEMENRSKPQILPIRESSDSSKAELDEKALRGKKDEPRKKSLSEEQASEIIDEVQQRLESMGTRLNLVLLKEPESVVVQVTDRKSGELIRQFPSEELLNLRAKLDDLLGLLLETEV
- the fliS gene encoding flagellar export chaperone FliS, encoding MVAAHAQQVYRQTAAVNTGIDPVKLIHLMYERLLVHFRLVEEGIESKNPQKRGENLGKAIAIVTELLASINSEDDSDAAEFLRGLYGAILTELPKVSLGNDIGILHQATRYVERLKEIWEQTAMQEKKSAAEKNVAYDQSVTAGNISDRKNKPVSQGKDGKKTGLSVAI